The following proteins are co-located in the Bacillus pumilus genome:
- a CDS encoding YwdI family protein: MNIHISSLLQKMEEAIQKAKQSGNDEEVKRQVAAISSLCDVILDAPSQVQMPQSSVISPPPSISTPSAPSGSPDQAMLEKLMGTSGAKKLQHKEEEQKEKDGNGDSIFDF, encoded by the coding sequence TTGAATATCCATATATCAAGCCTGCTTCAAAAAATGGAGGAAGCGATTCAAAAAGCGAAACAAAGTGGAAATGATGAAGAGGTGAAACGTCAAGTGGCGGCGATTTCTTCACTATGTGATGTCATTCTTGACGCGCCGTCACAGGTGCAAATGCCACAGTCTTCGGTCATTTCACCACCTCCATCCATATCTACACCATCTGCACCGTCTGGGTCTCCGGATCAAGCCATGCTTGAGAAGCTGATGGGCACGAGTGGTGCAAAAAAGTTGCAGCATAAAGAAGAGGAGCAAAAAGAGAAGGACGGGAACGGCGACTCTATTTTTGATTTTTAG
- a CDS encoding aldehyde dehydrogenase yields the protein MDKLTALFNKQKVFHKPAVQERIRILKDLKAEIKQFEKDILQALAHDLHKSEQEAYTTEIGMVYEEINHTIKHLHKWAKPSRAKTPLTHIGSKSMIIKEPYGSVLIIAPWNYPFQLALSPLIGAISAGNAVILKPSELTPQVSQVIGSIVERVFQEDHAAVVEGGVDVSTELLKLPFDYIFFTGSVAVGKVVMEAAAKHLTPVTLELGGKSPCIVMPDADIKLAAKRITFGKFTNAGQTCIAPDYLLVHESIKEDLLREMTACIRDFYGEQPETHPHFGKNVSQRHFDRLSQFLLNGTIVTGGQCNEQELKIAPTLLDHISWEDPVMQEEIFGPILPVMTFHSLHEAADMIKARPKPLALYLFTTSKETEAYVLDNLSFGGGCINDTLMHVATPYLPFGGVGESGIGRYHGKESFFTFTHEKSVLRQTNRFDFSFRYPNAKNGLDIVRKFLK from the coding sequence ATGGACAAGCTCACTGCTCTTTTTAACAAACAAAAAGTCTTTCACAAGCCGGCGGTCCAAGAACGTATCCGCATCCTTAAAGACTTGAAAGCAGAAATCAAACAGTTTGAAAAGGATATTTTACAAGCCTTAGCACATGATTTACATAAATCGGAACAGGAAGCTTATACAACAGAGATTGGGATGGTGTATGAAGAAATCAATCATACCATCAAGCACCTTCATAAATGGGCGAAGCCATCCCGCGCGAAAACACCACTGACTCATATTGGATCGAAAAGCATGATCATCAAGGAACCGTACGGAAGTGTTCTCATTATTGCCCCTTGGAACTATCCTTTCCAACTGGCTCTTTCTCCATTAATCGGAGCCATTTCAGCTGGAAATGCCGTCATCTTAAAGCCGTCAGAACTGACGCCGCAAGTCTCACAAGTGATCGGCTCAATTGTGGAACGTGTGTTTCAAGAAGATCATGCGGCAGTCGTAGAAGGCGGTGTAGATGTCAGTACAGAGCTGCTGAAGCTGCCCTTTGATTATATCTTCTTTACTGGAAGTGTGGCTGTCGGCAAAGTCGTCATGGAAGCGGCCGCAAAGCATCTGACACCTGTCACACTTGAGCTTGGCGGAAAAAGCCCTTGCATTGTCATGCCTGATGCCGACATCAAGCTTGCTGCGAAGCGAATCACTTTTGGAAAATTCACCAATGCTGGTCAAACATGCATTGCACCAGACTATTTGCTTGTTCATGAATCCATCAAAGAGGACCTTTTGCGGGAAATGACGGCTTGTATCCGTGACTTTTATGGCGAACAACCCGAAACGCATCCGCACTTTGGGAAAAATGTCAGCCAGCGTCATTTTGACAGACTCTCACAATTTCTTTTAAATGGTACGATCGTGACGGGCGGACAGTGCAATGAACAGGAGCTCAAAATCGCACCGACCCTTTTAGATCACATCTCATGGGAAGATCCCGTGATGCAGGAGGAAATTTTCGGACCGATTCTGCCTGTCATGACCTTTCATTCTCTGCATGAAGCAGCGGACATGATCAAAGCAAGGCCGAAGCCGCTCGCCCTTTACTTATTTACAACTAGTAAAGAAACAGAAGCATATGTCCTAGACAACCTCTCATTTGGCGGAGGCTGTATCAACGACACACTGATGCATGTGGCCACTCCTTACTTGCCATTTGGAGGCGTCGGAGAAAGCGGCATAGGACGATATCATGGGAAGGAAAGCTTTTTCACCTTTACGCATGAAAAAAGCGTCCTGCGTCAGACCAATCGCTTCGATTTTTCCTTCCGTTATCCAAATGCGAAAAATGGACTCGACATTGTCCGTAAATTTTTAAAATAA
- a CDS encoding uracil-DNA glycosylase has translation MKPFLNDSWWAVMKSEFEQPYYQELREWMKEEYRMQTVFPKPDDVYRALHLTSYEEVKVVILGQDPYHGPGQAHGLSFSVQPGVRQPPSLRNIFQELKDDLGCPVPNHGSLVSWAEQGVLLLNTVLTVRKGEANSHKGKGWERVTDRVIDVLNERDQPVVFVLWGRHAQNKKERIDQNKHYIIESPHPSPFSARNGFFGSRPFSQANAYLKQMGLEEINWCIKDIESK, from the coding sequence ATGAAGCCATTTTTAAATGATAGCTGGTGGGCTGTCATGAAGAGTGAATTTGAACAGCCGTATTATCAGGAATTACGTGAGTGGATGAAGGAAGAATATCGCATGCAGACCGTTTTTCCGAAACCCGATGACGTTTATCGTGCCCTTCATTTGACGTCGTATGAAGAGGTCAAAGTGGTGATTTTGGGACAAGACCCTTATCATGGCCCAGGACAGGCACACGGATTAAGCTTTTCTGTTCAGCCTGGTGTCAGACAGCCGCCGTCTTTGAGAAATATTTTTCAGGAGCTAAAGGATGATCTTGGTTGTCCTGTCCCAAACCATGGCTCTCTTGTCAGCTGGGCAGAACAGGGTGTGCTGCTCTTAAACACCGTGCTAACTGTGAGAAAGGGTGAGGCGAATTCGCATAAAGGCAAGGGCTGGGAACGCGTGACAGACCGGGTGATTGATGTGCTGAATGAACGGGATCAGCCCGTCGTCTTTGTGTTATGGGGAAGACATGCCCAAAATAAGAAAGAACGCATTGATCAAAACAAGCATTACATCATTGAATCACCTCACCCAAGTCCTTTTTCTGCAAGAAACGGCTTTTTTGGCAGCCGTCCGTTTTCTCAGGCAAACGCATATTTAAAGCAAATGGGGCTTGAAGAAATCAACTGGTGTATCAAGGATATTGAATCAAAATAG
- a CDS encoding glycosyltransferase family 2 protein, with the protein MKISLLIVTHNRLSALCELLESISRQTVQPFEIVVVNDAGERVDIIQELYPELPIRLIHLDENVQHVNARNVGVRELTGDVIMLSDDDDYFTPCHIERMSKALDDADFVFSDAEIVSFEEKGAIRFPLSRRLFAYTADIEDMRVFSTYVPSGSMYKRHIHEEVGYFDPAMHHYWDWDFFLRVSQHARVKRVPAASVIYAFFDGGGNQSSDLGETRKNYLNDLSEKHELGDLPTANFAVLLEEPAMKKRESESEIVWDGKPMISRLAQQAEGGEPQ; encoded by the coding sequence ATGAAGATATCCTTATTAATTGTGACGCATAACAGACTAAGCGCGCTGTGTGAGCTGCTTGAATCCATTTCGAGACAAACCGTACAGCCTTTTGAAATTGTAGTAGTGAATGATGCAGGGGAGCGAGTGGACATCATTCAGGAACTCTATCCTGAACTTCCGATCCGCTTGATTCATTTAGATGAGAATGTCCAGCATGTCAATGCAAGAAATGTGGGGGTGCGGGAGCTGACAGGCGATGTCATCATGCTAAGTGACGACGATGATTACTTCACACCTTGTCATATCGAACGTATGAGCAAGGCGCTGGACGACGCCGACTTTGTCTTTTCTGACGCAGAAATTGTTTCATTTGAAGAAAAAGGCGCTATCCGTTTTCCATTATCGAGACGTTTGTTTGCTTATACAGCGGACATTGAAGATATGCGTGTCTTTTCTACATATGTTCCTTCGGGCAGTATGTATAAACGCCACATACACGAAGAGGTTGGCTACTTTGACCCAGCTATGCATCATTACTGGGATTGGGACTTTTTCTTGCGTGTATCACAGCATGCGCGAGTAAAACGGGTACCAGCTGCCAGCGTGATCTATGCGTTTTTTGATGGCGGTGGAAATCAGTCTAGTGATCTTGGTGAAACAAGGAAGAACTACTTAAATGATCTAAGTGAAAAGCATGAACTTGGCGATCTGCCGACAGCTAACTTTGCTGTCCTACTAGAAGAACCAGCGATGAAAAAACGAGAATCAGAGAGTGAGATTGTGTGGGATGGAAAACCGATGATCTCAAGATTGGCACAGCAGGCAGAAGGAGGAGAACCGCAATGA
- a CDS encoding general stress protein: protein MEYITVENSKEAKQTIENLHSSKDAVFVFAYDPERSDNVTEYTDAKSMTAVDQGILDQVANVIRTRDDELMAKMMSVGADQELALTLLEELKKGKLVISKR from the coding sequence ATGGAATATATCACGGTAGAGAATAGCAAAGAAGCGAAACAGACCATTGAAAACTTACATTCATCAAAGGATGCCGTCTTCGTTTTTGCGTACGATCCAGAACGCTCTGATAACGTAACTGAGTATACAGATGCCAAAAGCATGACAGCAGTCGATCAAGGAATTTTAGATCAAGTTGCCAATGTCATTCGCACCCGGGATGATGAGCTCATGGCCAAAATGATGTCGGTCGGTGCTGATCAGGAGTTAGCCTTAACGCTTTTAGAGGAGCTGAAAAAAGGAAAATTGGTGATTAGTAAAAGATAA
- a CDS encoding bifunctional hydroxymethylpyrimidine kinase/phosphomethylpyrimidine kinase, which yields MSMNKALTIAGSDSSGGAGIQADLKTFQEKNVYGMTALTVVVAMDPHNSWDHQVFPIDTATIRAQLSTIVEGIGIDALKTGMLPTVDVIELAAETIKTYDLKNVVIDPVMVCKGANEVLYPEHAEALREKLTPLATVITPNLFEAGQLSGIGEIKTIEQMEEAAKRIHKLGAKYVVITGGGKLSQDKAIDLLYDGQTFERLESDKIDTQYTHGAGCTFSAAVTAELANGSDVKEAIYAAKEFITSAIKGSFQLNDYIGPTKHSAHRFDK from the coding sequence ATGTCTATGAATAAAGCACTCACCATCGCAGGTTCGGATTCAAGCGGCGGTGCAGGTATCCAAGCAGATTTAAAAACGTTTCAAGAGAAAAACGTCTACGGGATGACAGCTTTAACAGTTGTCGTTGCAATGGACCCTCATAACTCATGGGATCATCAGGTGTTTCCAATCGATACGGCGACCATTCGTGCGCAGCTCTCTACAATTGTGGAAGGCATTGGAATAGATGCTCTAAAAACAGGCATGCTCCCAACGGTCGACGTGATTGAACTCGCGGCTGAAACCATCAAAACATATGATTTGAAAAATGTCGTCATTGATCCTGTCATGGTTTGTAAGGGGGCAAACGAAGTCCTTTACCCAGAGCATGCTGAAGCTTTACGTGAAAAGCTCACGCCACTGGCAACCGTCATCACACCTAACCTTTTCGAAGCAGGTCAATTAAGCGGCATCGGTGAGATCAAAACGATCGAACAAATGGAAGAAGCAGCAAAACGCATCCACAAACTTGGTGCAAAGTATGTCGTCATCACTGGAGGCGGTAAGCTTAGCCAAGATAAAGCGATTGATTTGCTTTATGATGGACAAACCTTTGAACGCCTTGAATCTGATAAGATCGACACACAATATACACACGGCGCAGGCTGCACATTCTCAGCGGCAGTCACAGCTGAACTAGCGAATGGATCAGACGTGAAGGAAGCCATTTATGCAGCAAAAGAATTCATCACTTCTGCCATTAAAGGCTCATTCCAGCTAAACGACTACATCGGACCAACCAAGCATTCCGCTCATCGTTTTGACAAATAA
- a CDS encoding sucrose-6-phosphate hydrolase, which produces MTTIDAALRQKVADRIRNYEHLVKKDVYRQHFHLMPPVGLLNDPNGLIQWKGIYHVFYQWQPFKTGHGAKFWGHYTSTDLVNWQHEEAALAPSDWFDQNGCYSGSAVIDDGNMYVMYTGNVRDEQGNRETYQCLAVSDDGIHFQKKGVVATLPEGFTAHFRDPKVWKRNGQWYMVLGAQSQDLKGHLVLFTSDTLDNWTFQGIIAGSGKNGLEDFGYMWECPDLFELDGRDVLIVSPQGLKPDGLKYQNTHQSGYFVGTLDDSSYQYTHGEFEELDRGFDFYAQQTFQDESGRRLLIGWMGVPDQGEEHHPTISYQWIHCLTIPRELRLDDEGHLIQKPVTELQTMRTNEQEHVFHIKRSVHSIPVDDITSAEVFIDQIETQKGFECCIRAAARIFYDKDEGKLTLERDRFEDRAKEIREVEIEELQDLHIFIDASSIEIFVNGGREVFTSRYFPSPGNKSISMSGRNETKLKLKTWHLQKEAGH; this is translated from the coding sequence ATGACAACAATTGACGCAGCACTTCGTCAAAAGGTAGCAGACCGTATTCGAAACTATGAGCATTTGGTGAAAAAAGATGTGTACCGCCAGCATTTTCATTTGATGCCGCCAGTTGGTCTTTTAAATGACCCAAATGGATTGATTCAGTGGAAGGGGATTTACCATGTCTTTTATCAATGGCAGCCATTCAAAACGGGACATGGTGCAAAATTCTGGGGTCACTACACATCTACAGATCTAGTGAATTGGCAGCATGAAGAAGCCGCTCTTGCCCCAAGTGATTGGTTTGATCAAAATGGCTGTTATTCTGGCAGTGCCGTCATTGACGATGGAAACATGTATGTGATGTATACCGGAAATGTTCGTGATGAACAAGGTAACCGTGAGACATATCAATGTTTAGCTGTTTCAGACGATGGCATTCATTTTCAGAAAAAGGGTGTCGTGGCGACATTGCCAGAAGGATTCACCGCACATTTTCGTGATCCGAAGGTATGGAAGCGAAATGGTCAGTGGTACATGGTTCTAGGTGCACAAAGCCAAGATCTCAAAGGACATCTTGTCTTGTTCACCTCTGATACATTAGACAATTGGACGTTTCAGGGCATTATTGCAGGCAGTGGAAAGAATGGATTAGAAGATTTCGGATATATGTGGGAATGTCCAGATCTGTTCGAATTAGACGGCCGTGATGTATTGATTGTGTCACCGCAAGGGCTCAAGCCTGATGGCTTAAAATATCAAAATACACATCAATCAGGCTATTTTGTTGGTACATTAGATGATAGCTCTTACCAATATACACACGGAGAATTTGAGGAGCTGGATCGAGGCTTTGACTTCTATGCGCAGCAGACCTTTCAAGACGAATCAGGCAGGCGTCTTTTAATTGGATGGATGGGTGTTCCTGATCAAGGAGAAGAGCATCACCCGACGATTTCCTATCAATGGATACACTGCTTAACGATTCCGAGAGAGCTCCGTTTAGATGATGAGGGACATCTTATTCAAAAGCCAGTAACTGAGCTTCAGACCATGCGGACAAATGAGCAAGAGCATGTATTTCATATTAAGCGCTCTGTTCATTCTATTCCTGTAGATGATATTACGAGCGCAGAGGTATTTATTGATCAAATTGAAACACAAAAAGGGTTTGAATGCTGTATTCGTGCGGCTGCCCGTATCTTTTATGATAAAGATGAGGGGAAACTGACATTAGAACGAGATCGATTTGAAGATCGAGCAAAGGAAATTCGTGAAGTAGAAATAGAGGAATTACAGGACCTGCATATCTTTATCGATGCATCGTCGATTGAGATTTTTGTAAACGGAGGCAGGGAAGTATTTACCTCACGTTACTTTCCTTCCCCGGGAAATAAATCAATCTCGATGAGTGGCAGAAATGAAACGAAGCTTAAACTAAAGACATGGCATTTACAAAAAGAAGCAGGTCATTGA